The nucleotide window CTCGTCGCCGGGGAGCCGCACCGAGACGAGGGTGGGGGCGAAGAACCGTCTCGCTGCATGGTGAAGCGCCTTCCACCGGCCGGTGAACTCGATCGAACTCCAGGAAGCGACCGGCCAGCAGTCATTGAGCTGCCAGTAGAGCGCCCCCATGCACCTTGGCGAGAGCCGGCGATAGTGCTCCACTGCCACTTGCATCGCGTGGGCTTGGTTGAGCTGGGACAGCCAAAGCAGGTGCTCCTGTGAGCGGGGAAATCGGTACTGCTTCGAAATGTATTCCAAAATGATCTGGTTCCCGGCCCGGTTTTTCTGATGCGACTCCATCGTCGGACCAAAGACATTACCCTCCTCGCGACTGCAGAAGGTCGCGTTCGTCTGCGGTGAGCTGTAGCTTTGCATCCCAAACTCGGAGACAAAGCGGAAGGCATGTTTCTCGTAATCCTTTATCGGCTTCCGTTCATGCCAGACGTCCCAGTAGTGGGTGTCGCCCCGGCGTTCTCCTGCCGGGTAGCTGACATCGTGCTCCTCTTTCCATGGTGAGCTCGGCCAGTAGGGCGTGTGGGGATCCAACGCCGCCACTGCCTCAGGAAGAACTTGGTGAAACAGCGACACATAGTTCTCTTTGAGAACTGCGTTTTTCGAAAGCTCGCCATGGTTGATCCAGTAGATCTCGTTGTTGCCGCACCAAAGTGCGAGGCTGGCATGGTGCCTCAGTCGCGCGACTTGGTACCCAGCTTCTCGGCGACAGCTCTCGAGGAAGGCCGGGTCCCCTGGATACAACGTGCAGGCAAACATGAAGTCCTGCCAGACAAGCAATCCCAGCTCATCGCAGAGTGCATAAAAATGGTCCGACTCGTAGATGCCGCCGCCCCACACCCGAATCATGTTCATGTGTGCCTCGCGTGCAGCGCGGAGGTCGCGCTCGTAGTCGGACCATTGCAAACCCGCCACAAACGAATTGACCGGAATCCAGTTGGCCCCCTTTGCGAAGACAGCACGGCCGTTCACCGAAAAATAAAAGGATTCACCCCACTCATCGTTGGATCGAACCAGTTCAATCGTGCGCAGCCCGATGCGACGCTCCCATTTGTCCAGGAACCGTCCTGTGGAGGTGTAAGCCTTCACCGTCAGTCGGTACAACGGCTGGGCTCCCTGGCCGTTGGGCCACCACAGATGCGGATTACGAATCTCAATCGTCGTGCCGACGCCTGATGCGGTTTGCGGACCGCACTCATAGCTCCAGTGGTACTCGACCGTGGTGTCCTGTTGTTCAAGTACTGGCCCGAGGGTGAGCTTCACCGCACCTCGTGCGTGCTCTTGCCTCACTACCACGGTTCTGAGGCGGTTCGAGTTCCACGCTTCGATGCGTATGTCTTTCCAG belongs to Opitutaceae bacterium and includes:
- a CDS encoding glycoside hydrolase family 2 protein — protein: MCTILPLAAERWQFRDASHGSSWSRATVPGCVHRDLLDNRGIPDPFYGKNEEALQWIEERDWEYSCTFSVDKQLLHYTHIELIADGLDTLATVTLNDRVIGTGDNMFVGHRWPILECLKSGSNTLRILFSSAGRFVRTQRQEHTPREFNDPIGGCTRIRKQQCQFGWDWGPRFVTAGIWKDIRIEAWNSNRLRTVVVRQEHARGAVKLTLGPVLEQQDTTVEYHWSYECGPQTASGVGTTIEIRNPHLWWPNGQGAQPLYRLTVKAYTSTGRFLDKWERRIGLRTIELVRSNDEWGESFYFSVNGRAVFAKGANWIPVNSFVAGLQWSDYERDLRAAREAHMNMIRVWGGGIYESDHFYALCDELGLLVWQDFMFACTLYPGDPAFLESCRREAGYQVARLRHHASLALWCGNNEIYWINHGELSKNAVLKENYVSLFHQVLPEAVAALDPHTPYWPSSPWKEEHDVSYPAGERRGDTHYWDVWHERKPIKDYEKHAFRFVSEFGMQSYSSPQTNATFCSREEGNVFGPTMESHQKNRAGNQIILEYISKQYRFPRSQEHLLWLSQLNQAHAMQVAVEHYRRLSPRCMGALYWQLNDCWPVASWSSIEFTGRWKALHHAARRFFAPTLVSVRLPGDEQPSIGNYRTNSISEAEIYTVHDAPDPLSVLLVWQLRRLDGDVLDSGKKRIRLSPGRGTLQKSLDLSAAIAAHGRDRIYLRCHLQTEDKVLSEATAFLSPMRFIDLPRAKPTVRVTRINTHTYLLRFTSDAYVHRLSFDCGPHEFQSSDNWFDLFPGEARDVTVRFDQTLRAAHVRKLLSLTSLVDTYP